The following proteins are encoded in a genomic region of [Eubacterium] hominis:
- a CDS encoding DUF1540 domain-containing protein, whose protein sequence is MQKKTEILCNVHSCVYQKDNHCEAETISVCCDNCVEPNHCHETECNSFRCKCGK, encoded by the coding sequence ATGCAGAAAAAAACAGAAATCTTATGCAACGTACATTCCTGTGTTTATCAGAAGGATAACCATTGTGAAGCTGAAACTATCAGCGTTTGCTGTGACAATTGTGTAGAACCAAATCACTGTCATGAAACTGAATGTAACTCATTTCGTTGTAAATGCGGTAAATAA
- a CDS encoding sporulation protein Cse60 has protein sequence MKQVKVFDEEHEDDLSDSINAFLMEQEDIQLIDIRFSVAVCDCDDGQIYCFSALLLYEA, from the coding sequence ATGAAACAGGTAAAGGTGTTTGATGAGGAGCATGAAGATGATTTAAGTGATAGTATCAATGCATTTTTGATGGAACAGGAAGACATTCAGCTTATTGATATCCGCTTCTCTGTGGCGGTCTGTGATTGCGATGATGGACAAATTTATTGTTTTAGCGCTTTACTGCTATATGAGGCATAA